A genome region from Crossiella equi includes the following:
- the steA gene encoding putative cytokinetic ring protein SteA: MKLTGLLNRTSQSLPGVHGPARVDRRTGDLLRRLGPGDIAVLDLLDLDRSTADALVKAEVAGVVNASASISGRFPNLGPEILISAGIPLLDATGPELLRKVKDGMRLRLFEGGIYHGETELGRGTEQTADSVADQLIEAKAGMAAQLEAFSANTIEFLRRERSLILDGVGVPELFVPIKDRQVLIVAPGYTHGDDLHKLRRYIREYRPVIIGVEGAADTLHEAGYRLDVIVGDPDGIGTATLKAGAEVVLPAQMDGHAPGLERIQDLGIGAVTFPASGNPEDLALLLASAHGADLVVTVGFQATLHEFLDRGRSGSNPSTFLTRLRLGSKVVDGHAVVSLYRSRVSMLSVFLLVFSAIAVLVAAMAVTSVGSTYVDIGVEYWNDLLSWLKGLFT, encoded by the coding sequence ATGAAGCTCACGGGCCTGCTCAACCGCACCAGTCAGTCCCTGCCTGGAGTCCACGGGCCGGCCAGGGTGGACCGCCGTACCGGCGACCTGCTCCGCAGGCTCGGTCCCGGTGACATCGCCGTGCTCGACCTGCTCGACCTCGACCGCAGCACCGCCGACGCCCTGGTCAAGGCCGAGGTCGCCGGAGTGGTCAACGCCTCGGCCTCCATCTCCGGGCGCTTCCCCAACCTGGGGCCGGAGATCCTGATCAGCGCGGGCATCCCGCTGCTGGACGCCACCGGGCCGGAGCTGCTGCGCAAGGTCAAGGACGGCATGCGCCTGCGCCTGTTCGAGGGCGGGATCTACCACGGCGAGACCGAGCTCGGCCGCGGCACCGAACAGACCGCGGACTCCGTCGCCGACCAGCTCATCGAGGCCAAGGCAGGCATGGCCGCCCAGCTGGAAGCCTTCTCCGCCAACACCATCGAGTTCCTGCGCCGCGAACGTTCGCTGATCCTGGACGGCGTCGGCGTGCCCGAGCTGTTCGTGCCGATCAAGGACCGGCAGGTGCTCATCGTCGCCCCCGGCTACACCCACGGCGACGACCTGCACAAGCTGCGCCGCTACATCCGCGAGTACCGGCCGGTGATCATCGGCGTCGAGGGCGCCGCGGACACCCTGCACGAGGCCGGGTACCGCCTGGACGTCATCGTCGGCGACCCTGACGGCATCGGCACCGCCACCCTCAAGGCCGGGGCCGAGGTCGTGCTGCCCGCGCAGATGGACGGCCACGCGCCCGGCCTGGAACGCATCCAGGACCTCGGCATCGGCGCGGTCACCTTCCCCGCCTCCGGCAACCCCGAGGACCTCGCGCTGCTGCTGGCCTCCGCGCACGGCGCCGACCTCGTGGTCACCGTCGGCTTCCAGGCCACGCTGCACGAGTTCCTCGACCGGGGCCGCTCCGGCTCCAACCCCTCCACGTTCCTCACCCGGCTGCGCCTGGGCAGCAAGGTCGTCGACGGCCACGCCGTGGTCAGCCTCTACCGCAGCCGGGTCTCCATGCTCTCGGTGTTCCTGCTCGTCTTCTCCGCGATCGCCGTGCTCGTCGCCGCCATGGCCGTGACCAGCGTCGGCAGCACCTACGTGGACATCGGCGTCGAGTACTGGAACGACCTCCTCTCCTGGCTCAAGGGGCTGTTCACGTGA
- a CDS encoding copper transporter, protein MITLRYHVVSIAAVFLALALGIVLGSTVISDRLLSGLTGERDSLGQKVSDLQGERNALSARLNDADRFGTQVGPLAVRGQLDKRTVVLVTTADAAPADRDALTELVKGAGGTVTGELQLTGSFTDPGRADQLRDLVPRLVPAGVQLPTAATDPGTLAGGLLGPLLLLNQQNRPQASGDEASAALSGLANGGFVRLGRGVAPAQLAVVLTGGSSGGDDPGDRAAILARFATQLDRSGAGVVLAGRSGSADGNGALGIVRADTSATSILSTVDNVDTAAGRVVTVLALREQLDGRSGRYGIAGNAQAPAPPGLG, encoded by the coding sequence GTGATCACACTGCGGTACCACGTCGTGTCCATCGCGGCGGTGTTCCTCGCACTCGCGCTGGGCATCGTGCTGGGCTCGACCGTCATCAGCGACCGCCTGCTCTCCGGCCTCACCGGCGAACGCGACTCACTCGGCCAGAAGGTCTCCGACCTGCAGGGCGAGCGCAACGCGCTGAGCGCCCGCCTCAACGACGCCGACCGGTTCGGCACCCAGGTCGGCCCGCTCGCGGTGCGCGGCCAGCTGGACAAGCGCACCGTCGTGCTGGTCACCACCGCCGACGCCGCCCCCGCCGACCGGGACGCGCTCACCGAGCTGGTCAAGGGCGCGGGCGGCACCGTCACCGGCGAGCTCCAGCTCACCGGCTCCTTCACCGACCCCGGCCGCGCCGACCAGCTCCGCGACCTGGTGCCCAGGCTGGTGCCCGCCGGGGTGCAGCTGCCCACCGCGGCCACCGACCCGGGCACGCTCGCCGGAGGCCTGCTCGGGCCGCTGCTGCTGCTCAACCAGCAGAACCGGCCCCAGGCCAGCGGGGACGAGGCCTCCGCGGCGCTGAGCGGGCTGGCCAACGGCGGGTTCGTGCGGCTGGGCCGGGGCGTGGCGCCCGCGCAGCTCGCCGTCGTGCTCACCGGTGGCTCCTCCGGCGGCGACGACCCCGGGGACCGGGCCGCGATCCTGGCCCGCTTCGCCACCCAGCTGGACCGCTCCGGGGCGGGCGTGGTGCTGGCGGGGCGCAGTGGCTCGGCCGACGGCAACGGCGCCCTGGGCATCGTGCGGGCCGACACCTCGGCCACCTCGATCCTGTCCACCGTGGACAACGTGGACACCGCCGCCGGGCGCGTGGTCACCGTGCTCGCCCTGCGCGAACAGCTCGACGGGCGGTCCGGCCGGTACGGCATCGCGGGCAACGCGCAGGCCCCCGCACCACCAGGCCTGGGCTGA